A window of the Mesorhizobium opportunistum WSM2075 genome harbors these coding sequences:
- a CDS encoding GAF domain-containing protein: MGEDLSGHHADRIQAAIASDAAAKSALVASWRRSSNLHRLEPADCSPPHYLTEAELAQARQRIEPLLRAAQASLDRLYLAVGGVGCCVLLADRDGVPVERRGAPVDDETFHSWGLWTGSVWNEESQGTNGIGTCLVERRALTIHRDQHFHTRNTLLSCTTAPIHDHEGNLVAALDVSSCRADLTEAFVNLISMAVVDAARRIESENFKMAFPKARILLAPVTDKGSGALIAIDADDLVVGATRSARLALGITQQCLDKPMPAADLLGWAEIGPKVLAEAERGALQRALARADGNVSAAAQALGISRATLHRKLNRLDVHRPH, translated from the coding sequence ATGGGAGAAGATCTATCCGGTCATCATGCCGACCGCATCCAGGCGGCGATTGCGTCGGACGCGGCGGCGAAGTCCGCCCTGGTTGCCTCCTGGCGACGGTCTTCCAATTTGCATCGGCTCGAACCAGCCGATTGCAGCCCTCCACATTATCTGACGGAGGCCGAACTGGCGCAGGCCCGGCAACGGATCGAACCTCTCCTTCGTGCTGCCCAAGCCAGTCTCGACCGTCTCTATCTCGCGGTAGGCGGCGTCGGATGCTGTGTCCTGCTCGCCGATCGCGACGGCGTGCCGGTCGAACGGCGCGGCGCGCCTGTCGATGATGAGACGTTTCATTCCTGGGGTTTGTGGACTGGCTCCGTCTGGAATGAGGAAAGCCAGGGCACCAATGGGATCGGCACCTGCCTGGTCGAACGCCGGGCGTTGACGATCCACCGTGACCAGCATTTCCACACGCGCAACACCCTGCTCAGCTGCACCACAGCCCCGATCCACGACCATGAGGGAAACCTCGTGGCCGCGCTTGACGTGTCCTCCTGCCGGGCCGACCTGACCGAAGCCTTCGTCAATCTCATCTCGATGGCTGTCGTCGACGCGGCGCGCCGGATCGAAAGCGAAAACTTCAAGATGGCATTCCCGAAGGCACGAATTCTGCTTGCGCCGGTGACCGACAAGGGTTCGGGCGCGCTGATCGCCATCGACGCGGACGATCTCGTGGTCGGCGCTACCCGTTCGGCCCGCCTGGCGCTTGGCATTACACAGCAGTGTCTCGACAAACCAATGCCCGCCGCCGATCTGCTCGGCTGGGCTGAGATTGGCCCTAAGGTTCTTGCTGAGGCAGAGCGCGGGGCCCTCCAGCGTGCGCTCGCGCGGGCTGACGGAAATGTCTCGGCCGCGGCGCAGGCGCTTGGCATCAGCCGCGCGACGCTTCACCGCAAACTCAACCGCCTGGATGTCCATCGGCCTCACTGA
- the adh gene encoding aldehyde dehydrogenase, which produces MNKVEFSRPVKAPFDKRYGNFIGGKWAEPRSGRYFENYSPVNGQLLCEVARSDGQDIEAALDAAHAAKDAWARTSVAERSLILNRIADRMEENLDLLACAETWDNGKPIRETTAADLPLAIDHFRYFAGAVRGQEGSLSQIDDDTVAYHFHEPLGVVGQIIPWNFPLLMACWKLAPALAAGNCVVLKPAEQTPAAILLWADLVGDLLPPGVLNIVNGFGLEAGKPLASSPRIAKIAFTGETTTGRLIMQYASQNLIPVTLELGGKSPNIFFKDVVAEDDDFFDKAIEGFVMFALNQGEVCTCPSRALIQESIYDRFMERALKRVEAIVQGDPLDPATMIGAQASSEQMEKILSYIDIGRQEGAELLTGGARNLLPGDLAGGYYVQPTVFKGHNKMRIFQEEIFGPVVSVTTFKDDDEALAIANDTLYGLGAGVWTRDANRAYRFGRAIQAGRVWTNCYHAYPAHAAFGGYKQSGIGRETHKMMLDHYQQTKNMLVSYSPKKLGFF; this is translated from the coding sequence ATGAACAAGGTTGAATTCTCACGCCCGGTCAAAGCGCCCTTCGACAAGCGCTACGGCAATTTCATCGGTGGCAAATGGGCCGAGCCCCGCTCCGGCCGCTACTTCGAAAACTACTCGCCGGTGAATGGCCAACTGCTGTGCGAAGTAGCGCGCTCGGACGGCCAGGACATCGAGGCGGCCCTGGACGCCGCGCATGCCGCCAAGGATGCCTGGGCGCGCACCAGCGTGGCCGAGCGCTCCCTCATCCTCAACCGCATCGCCGATCGAATGGAGGAAAACCTCGATCTCCTCGCATGCGCCGAGACCTGGGACAACGGCAAGCCGATCCGCGAAACGACCGCGGCCGACCTGCCTTTGGCCATCGACCATTTCCGCTATTTCGCCGGCGCGGTGCGTGGCCAGGAAGGCAGCCTCTCCCAGATCGACGACGACACCGTCGCCTATCATTTCCATGAGCCGCTCGGCGTGGTCGGCCAGATCATCCCGTGGAACTTCCCGTTGCTGATGGCATGCTGGAAACTTGCTCCCGCGCTTGCCGCCGGCAATTGCGTCGTCCTGAAACCTGCCGAGCAGACCCCGGCTGCCATCCTGCTCTGGGCCGATCTTGTCGGCGACCTGCTGCCGCCGGGCGTGCTCAACATCGTCAACGGCTTTGGCCTCGAGGCCGGCAAGCCGCTGGCTTCGTCGCCGCGCATTGCCAAGATCGCCTTTACCGGCGAGACGACGACGGGCCGGCTGATCATGCAGTATGCCAGCCAGAACCTGATCCCGGTGACGCTCGAGCTCGGCGGCAAGTCACCCAACATTTTCTTCAAGGATGTCGTCGCCGAGGACGACGATTTCTTCGACAAGGCGATCGAAGGCTTCGTCATGTTCGCGCTGAACCAGGGCGAGGTGTGCACCTGTCCGAGCCGCGCGCTCATCCAGGAATCGATCTACGACCGGTTCATGGAACGCGCCCTCAAGCGCGTCGAGGCAATCGTGCAGGGCGATCCGCTCGATCCGGCAACGATGATCGGGGCCCAGGCTTCGTCCGAGCAGATGGAAAAGATCCTGTCCTATATCGATATCGGCCGCCAGGAAGGAGCCGAGTTGCTGACCGGTGGGGCGCGCAATCTTCTGCCCGGCGACCTGGCCGGCGGCTACTACGTGCAACCCACGGTGTTCAAGGGCCACAACAAGATGCGCATCTTCCAGGAGGAGATTTTTGGGCCGGTGGTTTCGGTCACGACCTTCAAGGATGACGACGAAGCCCTGGCGATTGCCAACGATACGCTCTACGGCCTCGGTGCCGGCGTCTGGACACGCGATGCCAACCGCGCCTATCGCTTCGGCCGCGCGATCCAGGCTGGCCGCGTCTGGACCAACTGCTACCATGCCTATCCCGCGCATGCGGCCTTCGGCGGCTACAAGCAGTCCGGCATCGGTCGAGAGACCCACAAGATGATGCTCGACCACTACCAGCAGACGAAGAACATGCTGGTCAGCTACAGCCCGAAGAAGCTCGGCTTCTTCTGA
- a CDS encoding DUF779 domain-containing protein, translating to MHAKVTATPAALELIAEIVAEHGPVLFHQSGGCCDGSSPMCYPLDGFIVGDHDVLLGHIGDAPFYIGASQFEAWKHTDLIIDVVPGRGGMFSLDNGREKRFLTRSTICAVQTGI from the coding sequence ATGCATGCCAAGGTCACGGCAACGCCGGCAGCGCTTGAACTGATCGCGGAGATCGTCGCCGAGCACGGTCCGGTGCTGTTCCATCAATCCGGCGGCTGCTGCGACGGCTCTTCGCCTATGTGCTATCCGCTGGACGGATTCATCGTCGGCGACCACGATGTCCTGCTCGGCCATATCGGTGACGCGCCGTTCTACATCGGCGCCTCGCAATTCGAGGCCTGGAAGCATACCGATCTCATTATCGATGTGGTGCCAGGCCGCGGCGGCATGTTCTCGCTGGACAACGGAAGGGAGAAGCGTTTCCTGACGCGGTCGACGATCTGCGCTGTTCAGACCGGGATATAG
- the hemN gene encoding oxygen-independent coproporphyrinogen III oxidase: protein MRPELVARLGENVPRYTSYPTAPHFHPGVDAAVCRGWLQALNEGDEISLYLHIPYCDKLCWFCACHTKQTRHYEPVTKYLRSLHAEIATVSSLAEGKGRVRAVHFGGGSPTMLKPQDMVALGAVLRNSFSFLPGAKISVEIEPNDMDEARLDALAEIGMTRASLGVQDFDPKVQKAINREQTFLQTKTVVDGVRSRGVESVNLDLLYGLPHQTGESVLSTVMQALTLEPDRIALFGYAHVPWFKKHQTMIDEAWLPGPEERFAQSQLAARAILDQGYEAIGLDHFAKPGDALALAAHAGMLRRNFQGYTEDRCETLIGLGPSSISQFRQGYVQNMPSTAEYGRMVDDGGLASVRGIAFSDDDRARGWIIERLMCDSGFSAIDLVERFGEAGQRLLGKASSTALLDPARLLELHGDHFVVPVESRPFVRSVAAKFDKYLETGKARHSVAV, encoded by the coding sequence ATGCGGCCAGAATTAGTTGCCAGGCTTGGCGAGAACGTGCCGCGTTATACGAGTTACCCGACGGCGCCGCATTTTCATCCGGGCGTCGATGCCGCCGTCTGTCGTGGCTGGCTGCAGGCGCTCAACGAGGGCGACGAGATCTCGCTCTATCTGCACATCCCCTATTGCGACAAGCTTTGCTGGTTCTGTGCGTGCCACACCAAGCAGACACGCCACTACGAACCGGTCACAAAATATCTGAGATCGCTGCATGCGGAGATCGCCACCGTCTCAAGTCTCGCCGAAGGCAAGGGCCGGGTACGTGCCGTCCATTTCGGTGGCGGCTCACCGACGATGCTCAAACCACAGGACATGGTGGCGCTGGGAGCCGTTCTGCGCAATAGCTTCTCATTTCTTCCCGGCGCCAAGATCAGCGTCGAAATCGAACCCAACGATATGGACGAAGCCCGCCTCGACGCGCTTGCCGAAATCGGCATGACGAGAGCCAGCCTCGGGGTCCAGGATTTCGATCCGAAGGTGCAGAAGGCCATCAATCGCGAACAGACCTTCTTGCAGACCAAGACAGTCGTCGACGGCGTTCGGTCACGCGGCGTCGAGTCGGTCAACCTGGACCTGCTCTACGGCTTGCCGCACCAGACCGGGGAGAGCGTCTTGTCCACTGTCATGCAGGCGCTGACGCTCGAGCCCGACCGGATCGCCCTTTTTGGCTATGCCCATGTGCCATGGTTCAAGAAACATCAGACAATGATCGACGAGGCCTGGTTGCCAGGCCCGGAGGAGCGGTTTGCCCAATCGCAATTGGCAGCTCGCGCCATACTCGACCAGGGATACGAAGCAATCGGGCTCGACCATTTCGCCAAACCGGGCGATGCGCTGGCGCTTGCCGCGCATGCGGGGATGTTGCGTCGCAACTTTCAGGGCTACACCGAGGATCGTTGCGAAACCTTGATCGGCCTCGGCCCGTCATCCATCAGCCAATTCCGGCAAGGCTATGTACAGAACATGCCTTCGACCGCCGAGTATGGCCGCATGGTGGATGACGGTGGGTTGGCTTCGGTTCGCGGAATTGCTTTTTCCGACGACGACCGCGCTCGCGGTTGGATCATCGAGCGGCTGATGTGCGATTCCGGCTTTTCAGCGATCGACCTGGTTGAGCGCTTTGGCGAGGCTGGCCAAAGGCTTCTCGGCAAAGCGAGTTCCACCGCCCTTCTTGATCCTGCCCGGTTGCTTGAACTTCACGGTGATCACTTCGTCGTGCCGGTCGAAAGCCGCCCCTTTGTCAGAAGCGTCGCGGCGAAGTTCGACAAATATCTCGAAACCGGCAAGGCGAGGCATTCCGTGGCGGTCTGA
- a CDS encoding Crp/Fnr family transcriptional regulator has protein sequence MTVRQDVHSAGIPVLCQSCEARHHGVCGALDPDQLVSLAKTSSKHTVEAGVELIGDAEAVDSYANVLSGVVKLMKSLSDGRQQIVGLQFAPDFLGRPFKVESAINAEAATAVSLCSFPKAAIERMMKESPGLQHRLFKQTLNELDDARDWMVTLGRKSASEKVASFLLMIARNIDPTLDPAAQSTSFDLPLTRADIADFLGLTIETVSRQLTRLRSDGVIRIENNRHVIVDSLNRLQRRSGA, from the coding sequence ATGACAGTGCGTCAGGATGTACATAGCGCCGGCATTCCCGTGCTTTGCCAGTCATGCGAAGCGCGGCATCATGGCGTTTGTGGCGCGCTCGATCCGGACCAGCTGGTGAGCCTCGCCAAGACCTCATCGAAGCATACCGTCGAAGCGGGCGTGGAATTGATCGGTGACGCCGAGGCCGTCGACAGCTACGCGAATGTGCTTTCCGGCGTGGTCAAGCTGATGAAAAGCCTTTCGGACGGGCGCCAGCAGATTGTCGGGCTTCAATTTGCTCCCGATTTTCTGGGTAGGCCCTTCAAGGTGGAAAGCGCGATCAACGCCGAAGCCGCAACCGCAGTCTCCCTGTGCTCGTTCCCAAAGGCGGCCATCGAACGGATGATGAAGGAATCGCCGGGACTGCAGCATCGTCTCTTCAAGCAGACGCTGAACGAACTCGATGATGCCCGCGACTGGATGGTGACGCTGGGCCGCAAGAGTGCTTCGGAAAAGGTGGCGAGCTTCCTACTCATGATCGCCAGGAACATCGACCCCACGCTTGATCCGGCCGCCCAGTCGACAAGTTTCGATCTGCCTTTGACCCGCGCCGACATCGCCGATTTCCTCGGTCTGACGATCGAGACTGTCAGCCGTCAGCTGACCCGGCTGCGATCAGATGGCGTGATCCGCATCGAGAACAATCGGCATGTCATCGTCGATAGCTTGAATCGACTGCAGCGCCGCTCCGGCGCCTAG
- a CDS encoding hemerythrin domain-containing protein, translating into MPAGSAAVMKRVHLEKLQLCDALERIADTLPKVDTLACLAVANAIVPLLRDSHRYEETVIFPAYETALAGSDANLDSARRLSAEHIEDECFAGELTEMLLAIGHGKTIDNAEAVGFMLRGFFESLRRHIAFEREHVLPMIGFVD; encoded by the coding sequence ATGCCGGCGGGGTCTGCTGCGGTGATGAAACGTGTACACTTGGAAAAACTGCAGCTCTGCGACGCCTTGGAAAGGATCGCGGACACGCTGCCCAAGGTCGACACTTTGGCATGCTTGGCGGTAGCGAACGCAATCGTTCCGCTGTTGCGCGACAGTCATCGATACGAAGAGACGGTCATATTCCCCGCATACGAGACGGCGTTGGCCGGCAGTGATGCCAATCTTGATTCAGCAAGGCGATTGAGCGCCGAGCATATCGAGGACGAATGCTTTGCCGGTGAGTTGACCGAGATGTTGCTGGCGATCGGCCACGGCAAGACGATCGACAATGCCGAGGCGGTTGGGTTCATGCTGCGCGGGTTCTTTGAAAGCCTGCGCCGGCATATCGCCTTCGAGCGCGAGCATGTCCTGCCGATGATTGGGTTTGTCGATTGA
- the ccoN gene encoding cytochrome-c oxidase, cbb3-type subunit I — protein sequence MKFGTQIFALSLFTFAALVAAGFGVDEPFRQHMWVLFFMLLGFVAILIRNSSFEVAAPIDPSAYMDGPIRYGAIATMFWGVVGMLVGVVIALQLAYPDLNIQPWFNFGRLRPLHTSGVVFAFGGNALLCTSLYVVQRTCRARLFGGDLAWFVFWGYQLFIVMAATGYLLGITESREYAEPEWYVDIWLTIVWVAYLILFLGTILKRKEPHIYVANWFYLSFIVTIAMLHVVNNLSMPASFLGSKSYSAFSGVQDALTQWWYGHNAVGFFLTAGFLGMMYYFVPKQANRPVYSYRLSIIHFWAIIFLYIWAGPHHLHYTALPDWAQTLGMVFSIMLWMPSWGGMINGLMTLSGAWDKLRTDPIIRMMVMAIAFYGMSTFEGPMMSIKAVNSLSHYTDWTIGHVHSGALGWVGMISFGAIYYMVPKLWNRNRLYSLRLVTWHFWLATLGIVVYAAVMWVSGIMQGLMWREYDEQGFLVYSFAETVAAMHPYYVMRAMGGAMYLSGALIMAWNITMTILGHQREEQPMPGSVPALQPAE from the coding sequence ATGAAGTTCGGCACACAAATCTTCGCGTTGAGCCTTTTTACATTCGCGGCCTTGGTGGCCGCCGGCTTCGGCGTGGACGAGCCGTTCCGGCAGCACATGTGGGTGCTGTTCTTCATGCTGCTCGGTTTTGTCGCCATCCTCATTCGCAACTCGAGCTTCGAAGTCGCCGCTCCGATCGATCCATCCGCTTACATGGACGGTCCAATCCGCTACGGCGCCATCGCCACGATGTTCTGGGGTGTCGTCGGCATGCTGGTCGGCGTGGTCATCGCGCTGCAGCTGGCCTACCCCGATCTCAATATTCAGCCTTGGTTCAATTTCGGCCGTTTGCGGCCGCTGCACACGTCCGGTGTCGTCTTCGCCTTCGGCGGCAACGCGCTGCTGTGCACGTCATTGTACGTCGTGCAACGTACCTGCCGCGCCCGCCTGTTCGGCGGCGATCTCGCCTGGTTCGTCTTCTGGGGCTACCAGCTTTTCATCGTAATGGCCGCGACAGGCTACCTGCTCGGCATCACCGAGAGCCGCGAATACGCCGAACCCGAATGGTACGTGGACATCTGGCTGACCATCGTCTGGGTCGCTTACCTCATCCTGTTCCTTGGCACGATCCTGAAGCGCAAGGAACCGCACATCTACGTCGCCAACTGGTTCTACCTGTCCTTCATCGTCACCATCGCGATGCTGCATGTGGTCAACAACCTTTCGATGCCGGCCTCTTTCCTCGGTTCCAAGAGTTACTCCGCCTTTTCCGGCGTCCAGGACGCGCTGACGCAATGGTGGTACGGCCACAACGCGGTCGGCTTCTTCCTCACGGCCGGCTTCCTCGGCATGATGTATTATTTCGTGCCCAAGCAGGCGAACCGTCCAGTCTATTCCTACCGGCTTTCGATCATCCATTTCTGGGCGATCATCTTTCTCTACATCTGGGCTGGGCCGCATCACCTGCACTATACCGCCCTGCCCGACTGGGCGCAGACGCTCGGCATGGTGTTCTCGATCATGCTGTGGATGCCGTCCTGGGGCGGCATGATCAATGGCCTGATGACGCTGTCCGGCGCCTGGGACAAGCTGCGCACCGACCCGATCATCCGCATGATGGTGATGGCCATCGCCTTCTACGGCATGTCGACCTTCGAAGGCCCGATGATGTCGATCAAGGCGGTCAACTCGCTATCGCATTATACCGACTGGACCATTGGTCACGTGCACTCCGGTGCACTCGGCTGGGTCGGCATGATCTCGTTCGGCGCGATCTACTACATGGTGCCGAAGCTCTGGAACCGTAACCGGCTCTATTCGCTGCGGCTGGTTACCTGGCACTTCTGGCTGGCGACCCTGGGGATCGTCGTCTACGCCGCGGTCATGTGGGTGTCCGGCATCATGCAGGGCCTGATGTGGCGCGAATACGACGAGCAGGGCTTCCTGGTCTACTCCTTCGCCGAGACCGTCGCTGCCATGCACCCCTACTACGTCATGCGCGCCATGGGCGGCGCCATGTATCTCTCGGGTGCCCTGATCATGGCCTGGAACATCACCATGACCATCCTCGGCCACCAGCGTGAGGAGCAACCGATGCCGGGCTCCGTTCCCGCCCTTCAGCCTGCCGAATAA
- the ccoO gene encoding cytochrome-c oxidase, cbb3-type subunit II, producing the protein MGLIDRHALIEKNATLLLVGSLLVVTVGGIVEIAPLFYLDNTIEKVEGMRPYSPLELAGRNIYVREGCYLCHSQMIRPFRDEVERYGHYSLAAESMYDHPFQWGSKRTGPDLARVGDRYSNAWHVAHLSDPRSVVPESIMPSYAFLKDAPIDVKDFSTHLVANRRVGVPYDNDMVAHANADLMAQADPNADTSGLEARYPKAKIGDFDGNPQQVTEMDALVAYLQMLGTLVDFKNYDEAAGYR; encoded by the coding sequence ATGGGCTTGATCGATAGACATGCATTAATCGAGAAGAACGCCACGCTGCTTCTCGTAGGCTCCCTTCTTGTGGTGACCGTCGGCGGCATCGTCGAGATCGCACCCCTCTTCTACCTCGATAACACGATCGAGAAAGTCGAAGGCATGCGGCCCTACTCGCCGCTCGAGCTTGCCGGACGCAACATCTATGTGCGCGAGGGCTGCTACCTCTGCCACAGCCAGATGATCAGGCCGTTCCGCGACGAGGTCGAGCGCTACGGCCATTACAGCCTGGCCGCCGAGTCGATGTACGATCATCCCTTTCAATGGGGATCGAAGCGGACGGGGCCGGATCTCGCCCGGGTCGGCGACCGATATTCGAATGCATGGCATGTCGCGCATCTCTCCGATCCGCGTTCCGTTGTGCCGGAATCCATCATGCCCAGCTACGCGTTCCTGAAGGACGCGCCGATCGACGTGAAGGACTTCTCGACGCACCTTGTCGCCAACCGGCGGGTCGGCGTCCCCTATGACAATGATATGGTCGCGCACGCCAATGCCGATCTGATGGCGCAGGCTGATCCCAACGCCGACACATCAGGTCTTGAGGCCCGTTATCCCAAAGCCAAGATCGGCGACTTCGACGGCAACCCGCAACAGGTCACCGAAATGGATGCCCTCGTCGCCTATCTGCAGATGCTGGGCACGCTGGTCGATTTCAAGAACTACGACGAAGCCGCCGGCTACCGCTGA
- a CDS encoding CcoQ/FixQ family Cbb3-type cytochrome c oxidase assembly chaperone translates to MNYNFMREFADSWGLVAMALFFAGAIVFALRPGSRKLADEAARIPLEDE, encoded by the coding sequence ATGAATTACAATTTTATGCGGGAGTTTGCCGACAGCTGGGGTCTTGTCGCCATGGCGCTTTTCTTTGCGGGGGCAATTGTCTTCGCGCTGCGCCCCGGCAGCCGCAAGCTTGCGGACGAAGCAGCCCGGATTCCCCTCGAGGACGAGTGA
- the ccoP gene encoding cytochrome-c oxidase, cbb3-type subunit III, protein MSDEHIDEISGVSTTGHEWDGIRELNNPLPRWWVITFYVTIVWAIGYTIAYPAWPLLHSATTGVLGYSSRNDVKNELAAAEAAKGKYVAAVESKSVSEIAADDALREFAVAAGGAAFKVNCTQCHGSGAQGSKGFPNLNDDDWLWGGKAEQIQQTITHGIRFASDPDTRLSEMPAFGDIITADQIAQVSAYVASLSGKVRDATPIQPGARVFAENCVACHGDNAKGNRELGAPDLTDAIWLYGSGETAIADQVRAPKQGVMPAWGARLGETKVKELAVYIHSLGGGE, encoded by the coding sequence ATGAGCGACGAACACATCGACGAAATCTCCGGCGTCTCAACCACGGGTCACGAATGGGACGGCATCCGGGAGCTGAACAACCCACTTCCGCGCTGGTGGGTCATCACGTTCTACGTCACCATCGTCTGGGCGATCGGCTACACCATCGCCTATCCGGCATGGCCGCTGCTGCACTCGGCGACAACGGGTGTTCTCGGCTATTCGAGCCGCAACGACGTCAAGAACGAGTTGGCGGCGGCGGAAGCAGCGAAGGGCAAATACGTCGCGGCGGTGGAGTCGAAAAGCGTCTCCGAAATCGCCGCGGACGATGCCTTGCGGGAATTCGCGGTCGCGGCCGGCGGCGCCGCATTCAAGGTCAACTGCACGCAGTGCCACGGCTCCGGCGCCCAGGGTTCCAAGGGCTTTCCCAACCTCAACGACGACGACTGGCTGTGGGGCGGCAAGGCCGAGCAGATCCAGCAGACGATCACGCACGGCATCCGCTTCGCTTCAGATCCGGACACGCGTCTGTCGGAAATGCCGGCCTTCGGGGACATCATCACCGCCGACCAGATCGCTCAGGTCAGCGCCTACGTTGCCAGCCTGTCCGGCAAGGTCCGCGATGCAACTCCTATTCAACCCGGCGCCAGGGTCTTCGCCGAAAACTGCGTCGCCTGTCACGGCGACAATGCAAAAGGCAACAGGGAACTCGGCGCACCCGACCTGACCGACGCGATCTGGCTTTACGGGTCGGGCGAGACGGCAATCGCCGACCAGGTTCGCGCACCGAAGCAGGGCGTGATGCCTGCATGGGGCGCGCGTCTCGGCGAGACCAAGGTCAAGGAGTTGGCGGTCTACATCCATTCGCTCGGCGGTGGGGAATAG
- the ccoG gene encoding cytochrome c oxidase accessory protein CcoG, translated as MLDKTQVERLEAEAVNSAKTRQPLYAARKKIFPKRASGNFRRFKWLVMAITLGIYYLTPWLRWDRGPFAPDQAVLLDLANRRFYFFFIEIWPQEFFYVAGLLVMAGVGLFLITSTVGRAWCGYACPQTVWVDLFLVVERAVEGDRNARMKLDAGPWTARKLMLRLSKHAVWLVIGAATGGAWIFYFADAPTLVGELFTGTAAPVAYITIAVLTATTYTFGGLMREQVCTYMCPWPRIQAAMLDENSLTVTYNDWRGEPRSRHAKKVQATGQSVGDCVDCNACVAVCPMGIDIRDGQQLECITCALCIDACDGVMDKLGKERGLISYATLSDYNANMMLATAGGSSSINPSLVRTGVGTFSDQVAHFHIRKIFRPRTYVYMGLWSLIGLGLLYSLLTRDRLELNVLHDRNPQFVTLSDGSIRNGYTVKLLNMIPEPRTIVVTMQGLEGADMAVVGDDIPAGRSFAIPVEPDRLKTLKVFVRQPADQIHAPAQTFKFRVEDGASFESNEYTATFNAPEAAK; from the coding sequence GTGCTGGACAAGACGCAGGTAGAACGGCTGGAAGCCGAGGCGGTCAATTCCGCCAAGACACGTCAGCCCCTCTACGCTGCGCGCAAGAAAATCTTCCCAAAGCGCGCCTCGGGCAACTTTCGCCGCTTCAAATGGCTGGTGATGGCGATCACGCTTGGCATCTACTACCTGACGCCGTGGCTGCGTTGGGATCGCGGTCCATTTGCCCCGGACCAGGCCGTGCTGCTCGATCTTGCCAATCGGCGCTTCTACTTCTTCTTCATCGAGATATGGCCCCAGGAATTCTTCTACGTGGCCGGCCTCCTGGTCATGGCCGGCGTTGGACTTTTCCTGATCACCTCGACTGTCGGCCGTGCGTGGTGCGGCTATGCATGTCCGCAGACCGTATGGGTCGATCTGTTCCTTGTCGTCGAACGTGCGGTCGAGGGGGACCGCAACGCCCGCATGAAACTTGACGCTGGCCCCTGGACCGCCCGCAAGTTGATGCTGCGCCTATCGAAGCACGCCGTCTGGTTGGTCATCGGCGCGGCGACCGGCGGCGCCTGGATTTTCTATTTCGCTGATGCACCGACACTTGTGGGCGAGCTTTTCACCGGTACCGCCGCGCCTGTCGCCTACATCACCATCGCCGTGTTGACGGCGACCACCTACACGTTCGGCGGCCTGATGCGCGAACAGGTCTGCACCTATATGTGCCCATGGCCGCGCATCCAGGCAGCCATGCTCGACGAGAATTCGCTCACCGTCACCTACAATGACTGGCGCGGCGAACCGCGCTCGCGTCACGCCAAGAAGGTGCAAGCGACAGGGCAGTCCGTCGGCGACTGCGTCGACTGCAATGCCTGCGTCGCGGTCTGCCCGATGGGGATCGACATTCGCGACGGCCAGCAGCTCGAATGCATCACCTGCGCGCTGTGTATCGACGCCTGCGACGGCGTCATGGACAAGCTCGGCAAGGAGCGCGGGCTGATCTCCTACGCGACGCTCTCCGATTACAACGCCAATATGATGCTGGCGACCGCAGGCGGCTCCAGTTCAATCAATCCGTCGCTGGTCAGGACTGGCGTCGGCACCTTCTCCGATCAGGTGGCGCATTTTCACATTCGCAAGATCTTCCGGCCGCGCACCTACGTCTACATGGGCCTGTGGTCGCTGATCGGGCTGGGCCTGCTCTATTCGCTGCTGACGCGCGATCGGCTCGAGCTGAACGTGCTGCATGACCGCAATCCGCAATTCGTCACGCTATCCGATGGCTCCATCCGCAACGGCTATACCGTCAAGCTGCTCAACATGATCCCTGAGCCAAGGACAATCGTCGTCACCATGCAGGGCCTGGAGGGTGCCGATATGGCCGTCGTCGGCGACGACATCCCGGCCGGCCGGTCTTTCGCCATCCCGGTCGAGCCCGACCGCCTGAAAACGTTGAAGGTCTTCGTTCGCCAGCCGGCGGACCAGATCCACGCACCGGCACAGACCTTCAAGTTCCGTGTCGAAGATGGAGCGAGCTTCGAGTCGAACGAGTACACCGCCACATTCAACGCGCCAGAGGCCGCCAAATGA